CGGCACTAATTTTGTATTGTATGATTTCTGAATCCAATTATCAATTACCAATTCATTATTTATAAAAATTTTGTAACCATCATTTCCTTCAATTCCAATATTTACAAAACCATCAATCGGTCCAAGAATTTTCCCATCCCAAATAACAGAGTACCAATCATAATCTAATTTTTCTTGATCCGGTGAAAATAAAGTCCATCTAAAATTTATTGATTCATCCAACTTTGTAAATTTAGGTTCATCAGTGAAATTCGGATTATCATAATACTTTCCGATTAAACCGTTCTGTTCTTTTCCATTATATTCTGATATGAGAAATTCTGTTGGTACAATTTTAGAAAGTTGATCTTCTCTGCCACAACCAGGAAGATATTCAACTTGTGCAAAATTTTTAGTTTTGGTTTTTATTCCATCAAGAATATTTACAACATTATTTCCGGGACCGCTGTATCCGCCAAGTCTTGCTTCAACTGCATCTTCTCCAATCACTGCAATTTTTTTAATTTTTTCCTTATTGATTGGCAGCAAATTATTTTCATTTTTTAGCAAAACAATTGATTCCAAAGCCGCTTTCTTTGCTAAAGCTCGATGTTCATCATTTGCATTAAAGTTATTTGCAACACTTGCATCAACATATGGGTTTTCAAAAAGTCCTAAATTAAACTTTGCAGTCAAAACTCTTTTGACCGCAGCATTAATATCTTCATTGCTAATCATTCCTTTTCCAAAAGCTTCATAAAAAAGTGGAAAATGTTCATAAGAAGTTTGAAATATTACATCCAATCCACCATCAATAGATTCTTTAGTTGATTCAGCATAATTCTTTGTTGTAAAATGTAATACATTAGCGCCGCCAATTGCACCGGCATCTGAAATAACAAATCCTTTAAATCCCCATTCGTTTTTAAGTTTTTTATTCAATAGCCAATCGTTTGCTGTGCATGGAGTTCCATCATATGAATTGTAAGAAATCATTAATGATAACGCATTCCCTTTTTGAACTGTATTCCTAAATGCCGGGAAATATATTTCCTCCATTAGCCTTTCGTTAAAATGAATTGGATAGCTGTCCCTTCCTCCATCACCAACATTTGCTGCAAAGTGTTTTGGAGTTGTAATTACTCCCATTTTTTCAAATTCGGAAACAAATGCAACGCCCATTTCTGAAGTTAGATAAGGGTCTTCCCCATAAGTTTCTTCAACTCTTCCCCAACGAACATCTCGTGCAATATTTATTACGGGAGAAAGTATTTGTCTTATTCCTCTTGATTTAACTTCTGTTGCTATTGCATGAGCAACATCTTTCATTAAATCAGTATTCCAAGTTGCTGCAAGACCAATAGCTTGAGGAAATGCTGTTGCATTATCTCTAACTAAACCATGAAGTGCTTCATCAAAAGGAATGATTGGAATTCCCAAGCGAGTTTCTTCTACAAAATATTTTTGAATTTCATTGATTTTATTTGCAACAGATTCAGCAGAACCGGATTTGCCATAACTTAAAAGCTGTTCTGCTGCATTGCTTGAGGTGCCTTTTGTTGAAACTTGAAAACCAAAAATTCCATTTTTATATTTTTCTTTTCCATCACTCAAATCCCCGGGAATCATAAACATTTGCCAAAATTTTTCTTCTAAAGTCATTTTTGATAGTAGATCTTCTACTCTTTGTTCAACTGGTAAATCTCTATTTTGATATGGATATTTTTGTCCAATAATTTGAGAAGTTAAAAAGCTGAGTAATATTAATACAATTTTTCTTTTCATATTTTTCTTGTGTTTTTTTTAATTTTTAATATTGCTATATGCAAACTTGAATAAAATAGCCATAAAGTTTTAATCAAACTTAGGTGATATTTTTATTGTTTCTATTGAATTGTTGCCTAATTTAATTTTAATAGAATTTTCATTGTTAGGAATCTGCGTTATATTTTCTTCAATTAAATTTGTTAATATTGCCGATTTTATTTTTGAAAAACTCAAAATTTCTATTTCGTTATCTTTCCCAAGAATATCAAAACATCTTACAATTATTGAGCTATCATCTTCAGATTTCTTGATTGTTGAAATAATTACATTTGATTCATTTGTTTTGAAGAAACTTTCAACTTCATTAAGTTCAGCATTTTCAAATTTATTTGGATTAACAACAACAATTAATTTTTCATTAGCTTGCTTTCCAAATTGAAATCCATTATCCCAACCACTTTTATGAGAAGTAAAACTAAAATTGTAATGGTGATTTCCGGTTTGCAGATATTCATTTCCTTCACCATGACAGCTTTTTCTTGATGCTAATAAAATTGGTTGAAGAATTGTTATATCAGAATTCAAATTTGTCGGATCAATATAATCAGCAACAGCAACGCATGAACTTAAAGTAACACCAAACTGGTTACCATTTGCACCAATCCAATTTTCAATTCCACGCGGATGAATTTCCTTGCACTCAGTTGTATATCTTTCGCCAGCCGAACCTTTAAGCTCATCTTCACCAACATTAACAACTCCAAATGCTGTTTCATAGGATACTTGAGCATTTCTAATATTTATTGGTAAAGCCATTCTGTATTCTCTGTAAAGTACGCCTTCCCAATTTTTCAATGCAATATCAAAATCAATTCGTTTAATATTTTTATATAAAATTATTTTTTGTTCAACAACAGCATTTCTAATTTTTTGTCGTGATAAAAATGAACTAAAGACATCTCCATTTTCAATAAGTTTCCAATCAGTTTTATAATTACTTGTTTTATCAAACCCTTCCATAGTCGGCTGCTGAATATCTGAAAATTCTCCAGCTCCATTTCCTTCTGATTTCATTGTGAAAACTTCACCACCTTTAAAAGAAGATATATCCAGTAATTCAACATTTAATTCTTTGTCAAAAATACTTTCTAATCCTCCGTTACCAAATTTAACTTTATAGAACTGAGTTTCGTAAATATTACTCTGTTTAATATTTTCGTTGATTTTAGAATCTATCAAATAAAAAGTATTGTACCCAATTGATGGAATATTTTCAGCAATAAAATTTATTTTCGCAAACTTTAAACTTTCATCTTCATAAATTTCTTTATCAATTATTTGAATTGGGATATTTTCATTTTTTAGATTAACCAATTTTGGAAACCGAATTTTTCCTTTATCAAAATTTATCACAAATTCAACCGCATCATTTCTTTCCCAGTTTAAACTATTAAAAACAACAATAGGAATACCTTTTTCCTTATCAGTATTTATTTTTGAAGCTATTGAATTAGTAGAAATCTCAACTAAATTTTTAGCTTCATTTTTTGCATGAACGAATTTACTTAAAAAGAGATCATCTGTCGTTTGTCCTTCCTTACCTCCCCAACCATGATCCGGATAAATCTTTGCTTCCCAAGCATCATTAATTTGTTTAGAAGGATAATTACCAAAACTATTTGAAGTAAGTGAATTAATTGATGCAAATTTTTCTGCAACTGTTAACAAAATATCTGCTTCTCTACTTGCTTTTAATGCTTGATAATGAGATGGCCCATGAATATAAAGCCACACTGCTGGCCTCTCTCCTTTAATTTGAGGAATTTCAGATGCAGCTGAAACGAAATTATCTAAAAATTCATCAGCAGTTTGAATTTTAAATTTAGGGAGCTGAAATTTTAATTTTGATCCAACATTCGTTTCTATTTCATTAATACTTTCCCAGTTCTTTATTATGTGGCTATAATCTTTTGCTGGACTCATATCCCAATCCGATAAAAGTGGGATGATATTTTTTTCAGAATTATTTAAGAAATATTTTTCCCAGCTTAATGAAGATTCTGCAATATAATTGGCAGCATCATAAACATCTTTTTGTAAATGAGTGAAAGCATCTGCATAATGTCCGGGAGAAAAAGTCGTAACAAATGAACTATCCGGACTATACCAATTATAAATTCCTTTTTGAAATCTGCTAATCATCAAATAATCAACACCGGACTTTTTCAAAATTTGAGGCATTTGTAAAACTCTGCCGGGAACATCAACATTCCAATAAACTTTAGCATTATAATTAAAATTTTCTTTTAACCATTTTCTACCAAAATAAAATTGACGAACAAGCGATTCACCAGAATACATTTCTTCATAAGGCTGAATGTAACTTGCACCGCATGATATTTTTCCATCATCTAATAATTTTTGTAAAGTTGCTTTTTGATCTGGATGCCTCTCGATATATTCCTTAATCATTAAAGCATCTTCAATATCAAACCGATATTCCGGATTTGATTCAATTGCTGTTTTAATAAGCGGAGTAAGAAGCATTGTATCTCTTTCAATAACACATTTTTCCGGACTATCCATCCATGCAATATCTTGATGACTGGAATTCATTAGATGAATTTGTCCTTTGCTGAGTTTAGAGTTAGATAAGTTGAGAAGATTTTTAACGGTAAAAGGTTTATAAATCCTTTCACAAATTATTTTTGTGTTATTTTCAGATTTTATTATTTCATTATTTAAAACTGAATTTTCTAAAAGTTTCTGAGTTTTAAATTCATTCTTTAGATTTGGTAAATCAATTAATTCAGAGTTTTCATCATTAACAATAAATCTTGAATTAAAGATATTTTTGATATTTAAATTTAATTCTCCAGTGGAATGATTTTTATCTTCTTTCAATAAAACATCATAATTATTTGAACCAATTTTTATATTCAGTCTTTTATCTTTATAAGTTATCGGAGCAGTAAAATTAAGAATTGTTTTTTCATCATTTTGGAAATCGACATTTAACCAAGTTTCAAATTTCGCTAAATTTTGAATATAAGAAATTACATCTGATGATTTGAAAACAATCAGCCAAGTATTGTTTCCCGCAGCTTCACCAACAATTTTAATTTTGACTGTTTGATTAGGTTTTATCCAACTTTTAGGAGCATACAAAGACATGTAACCATGTGCATCATTATGCTGATCAAGTTCAATTGTTGTAAACTCTAAAATTCCTCCTTCGGGATTTTCAAATTTTCTATCTTCATCTCTTCCGCTAATAAATTCAAAACGTTTTACATCATTAAAAAAAACATCAAATTTTTGACCATTGCCTTTCATGTCAACTGCTGCAATCCACGTAAACCACAAACCCTTTGCAAGATTCTCCGGAATATTTTGGGTTTCCCATTCAATTGACATATTACCATCAGTACATCTTGTAAGCAAGCCTTGAGTTACATCCGTTCTAAGACTGTGATAAATAAAATCATTTGCGCCAATATTTTTTGAAAATCCTTCCAAATGATTTTTTGACTTTAAAGCAAAATTAAATTGTTTAATTAATTTCGTATTATTTCCAAGTTGTTGTGATGTAATATTTACAACTAAGAAAAGTAAGAAGATAAATCCTTGTCTAATTTTCCTCATAAAATTTCACTTAAAATTTATTCAAAACAATGGTGAATTAATTCTTCAACAGTTGTTGTAACTAAGCAAACTGATGTATCAGCAGCTCCATAATATATTTTCACTTCTGAATTTTCTTTGGCAAAACCTTCTGTGTCGAATTCTTCGACAATAATTCCAGTTGGGAATACAACGTTTGGTACTTGTCCAGCTAATTCATAAATCTCTCTTGGTTCCAAAATATTTTGAGTTCCCCTCGAAATTACTTTTGCGGGCTTTTCTAAATCATGAAGCATTACACCCATTTGATAAATTGGAGCATAATGCATTGCAATTCCATGATAAGTGTGAATCCAGCCTTTTTTTGTTTTAATTGGCGGAGTGCTGCTTCCAACCATTTCATCCCAATAAAATTTATTACCTTCTGCAACAATGGCTATTCTTTCCCAATTTAAAATATCTTTTGATTTTGAAACAACAATAGAATTTCCGGTTAATGGACCGCCTTCAATTTGTGCAGTATTTGGTCGTTCGAATCTATAATATTCGCCATTTATTTTTTCTGGAAATAAGACACCGTTGCGAACATTCTTTTCCGAGACTACTCCAAGAAAATTAAACTTTTGAAAATCATTTGTTTTTGCTAAACCGAGACTGCAATAATTATCAATATCCATTGCAAACATTATAAAATATTCATTTTCAATTTTTGTAATTCTAGGATCATACATGTGATAAAGTTTTCCACCAAGATTTTCCAAACCTTCTAATTCAACTATTTTATTTTCAACATTATATTTTAAGCCATCTTCACTTTCAGCCATAACGAAAAAAGTTCTTCTTCCTCTATTTTGAACTCTTAACATTAGCAAATACTTATTTCCAAATTTTATTGCACCGGGATTAAACACAGATGTTGCATCAATCAAATGCGGTTTGATATTGGGAATATCTGAATTTTTCACAACCGGATTATTTTTATATCTTAACATACTTTCTATTTTTCCTTAAATTTTTAACTATTTATTTAATTGATTTATTGCAAACGCATAAGCACCCAATGAAATTGCTAAGCTTGTACCAATTTTGGAAATTCCAACACCAATTCTTGTTTCCGGATCATACTTAATTTTTTTATCGGAACCAATTATTTCTAATTCTTTTGTAGAACCTTTTAAAAAATTTGCAAGTTCATTTTCTGATTCTAAATTATAAATCTTTTGAGTCAATCTTCTAAATTCAGATCCATCTTCTCTTATAAAATTGGAATTCATTTCGTTTACTAAATGAGGCATAAATAAATCAGATGCGCCAGATAATCCTCCCCCAATTACAATGAGTCCATCAATTAGAGTTATAGCATTTGATATTGAATCCCCTACAGCTTCAGCCATTGTTTTAAAAGCTGTAATTGCTGCTTCTTTATTACCTTCTTTTACACCGTTTGCAATTTCAAATAAAATTTTTGGTTCCGGAGATTCTATCGGTGAAATACCAACAATATCTGCATAAACCTTTTTTATGCCTCTGATGCTTCCATGTTCTTCAATATTTAATTTGGGTGAAAGTTTATTTCGCATCAACCAAATTTCTGCGGCACCAGAATTATCACCAGTAAATAATTCTCCATCTCGAACAATACCAGCACCAAAACCGGTACCGAGTGTAAGTCCAAATAAATTTTTATATTGTTTCGGACTACCAGCTTCTTTTAATTTTTTATTAATTTCCGGAAGGAATCCAAAAATTGCTTCTCCATAAGCATAAAGATCTCCATCATTATTGATGAAAACTGGAATGCTGAATTTATTTTGTAAGAAAGGACCAAGTGCAACACCACCTCTGAATGCTGGAAGATTAGG
The nucleotide sequence above comes from Ignavibacteriota bacterium. Encoded proteins:
- a CDS encoding ROK family protein, whose protein sequence is MNFENDKRLVMTLDAGGTNLVFTAIQGNKQILDEIKYPSQPTDLEKMLSTLVEGFNEVKSKLKEEPVAISFAFPGPADYPNGIIGDLPNLPAFRGGVALGPFLQNKFSIPVFINNDGDLYAYGEAIFGFLPEINKKLKEAGSPKQYKNLFGLTLGTGFGAGIVRDGELFTGDNSGAAEIWLMRNKLSPKLNIEEHGSIRGIKKVYADIVGISPIESPEPKILFEIANGVKEGNKEAAITAFKTMAEAVGDSISNAITLIDGLIVIGGGLSGASDLFMPHLVNEMNSNFIREDGSEFRRLTQKIYNLESENELANFLKGSTKELEIIGSDKKIKYDPETRIGVGISKIGTSLAISLGAYAFAINQLNK
- a CDS encoding glycoside hydrolase family 130 protein, with translation MLRYKNNPVVKNSDIPNIKPHLIDATSVFNPGAIKFGNKYLLMLRVQNRGRRTFFVMAESEDGLKYNVENKIVELEGLENLGGKLYHMYDPRITKIENEYFIMFAMDIDNYCSLGLAKTNDFQKFNFLGVVSEKNVRNGVLFPEKINGEYYRFERPNTAQIEGGPLTGNSIVVSKSKDILNWERIAIVAEGNKFYWDEMVGSSTPPIKTKKGWIHTYHGIAMHYAPIYQMGVMLHDLEKPAKVISRGTQNILEPREIYELAGQVPNVVFPTGIIVEEFDTEGFAKENSEVKIYYGAADTSVCLVTTTVEELIHHCFE
- a CDS encoding alpha-mannosidase, with product MRKIRQGFIFLLFLVVNITSQQLGNNTKLIKQFNFALKSKNHLEGFSKNIGANDFIYHSLRTDVTQGLLTRCTDGNMSIEWETQNIPENLAKGLWFTWIAAVDMKGNGQKFDVFFNDVKRFEFISGRDEDRKFENPEGGILEFTTIELDQHNDAHGYMSLYAPKSWIKPNQTVKIKIVGEAAGNNTWLIVFKSSDVISYIQNLAKFETWLNVDFQNDEKTILNFTAPITYKDKRLNIKIGSNNYDVLLKEDKNHSTGELNLNIKNIFNSRFIVNDENSELIDLPNLKNEFKTQKLLENSVLNNEIIKSENNTKIICERIYKPFTVKNLLNLSNSKLSKGQIHLMNSSHQDIAWMDSPEKCVIERDTMLLTPLIKTAIESNPEYRFDIEDALMIKEYIERHPDQKATLQKLLDDGKISCGASYIQPYEEMYSGESLVRQFYFGRKWLKENFNYNAKVYWNVDVPGRVLQMPQILKKSGVDYLMISRFQKGIYNWYSPDSSFVTTFSPGHYADAFTHLQKDVYDAANYIAESSLSWEKYFLNNSEKNIIPLLSDWDMSPAKDYSHIIKNWESINEIETNVGSKLKFQLPKFKIQTADEFLDNFVSAASEIPQIKGERPAVWLYIHGPSHYQALKASREADILLTVAEKFASINSLTSNSFGNYPSKQINDAWEAKIYPDHGWGGKEGQTTDDLFLSKFVHAKNEAKNLVEISTNSIASKINTDKEKGIPIVVFNSLNWERNDAVEFVINFDKGKIRFPKLVNLKNENIPIQIIDKEIYEDESLKFAKINFIAENIPSIGYNTFYLIDSKINENIKQSNIYETQFYKVKFGNGGLESIFDKELNVELLDISSFKGGEVFTMKSEGNGAGEFSDIQQPTMEGFDKTSNYKTDWKLIENGDVFSSFLSRQKIRNAVVEQKIILYKNIKRIDFDIALKNWEGVLYREYRMALPINIRNAQVSYETAFGVVNVGEDELKGSAGERYTTECKEIHPRGIENWIGANGNQFGVTLSSCVAVADYIDPTNLNSDITILQPILLASRKSCHGEGNEYLQTGNHHYNFSFTSHKSGWDNGFQFGKQANEKLIVVVNPNKFENAELNEVESFFKTNESNVIISTIKKSEDDSSIIVRCFDILGKDNEIEILSFSKIKSAILTNLIEENITQIPNNENSIKIKLGNNSIETIKISPKFD
- a CDS encoding glycoside hydrolase family 3 C-terminal domain-containing protein, with the translated sequence MKRKIVLILLSFLTSQIIGQKYPYQNRDLPVEQRVEDLLSKMTLEEKFWQMFMIPGDLSDGKEKYKNGIFGFQVSTKGTSSNAAEQLLSYGKSGSAESVANKINEIQKYFVEETRLGIPIIPFDEALHGLVRDNATAFPQAIGLAATWNTDLMKDVAHAIATEVKSRGIRQILSPVINIARDVRWGRVEETYGEDPYLTSEMGVAFVSEFEKMGVITTPKHFAANVGDGGRDSYPIHFNERLMEEIYFPAFRNTVQKGNALSLMISYNSYDGTPCTANDWLLNKKLKNEWGFKGFVISDAGAIGGANVLHFTTKNYAESTKESIDGGLDVIFQTSYEHFPLFYEAFGKGMISNEDINAAVKRVLTAKFNLGLFENPYVDASVANNFNANDEHRALAKKAALESIVLLKNENNLLPINKEKIKKIAVIGEDAVEARLGGYSGPGNNVVNILDGIKTKTKNFAQVEYLPGCGREDQLSKIVPTEFLISEYNGKEQNGLIGKYYDNPNFTDEPKFTKLDESINFRWTLFSPDQEKLDYDWYSVIWDGKILGPIDGFVNIGIEGNDGYKIFINNELVIDNWIQKSYNTKLVPYKFVKNKSYDIKIKFYTTSGNARVKLIWDANVNNESNKKINDAVSLAAKSDIAVVVAGIEEGEFRDRAFLNLPGKQEEMIKKISETGTPTIVLLVGGSAVVMQNWINNIPAILDLWYPGDEGGNAVADVLFGDFNPAGRLPITFPIDESQLPLYYNHKPTGRGDDYENLTGQPMFPFGFGLSYTNFAYSNLTLNKKKFAIGENINLEFDLKNIGNFDGDEVVQLYIKDLFASVARPILELKGFQRINLKVGETKKVNFTIRPEQLEMLDKNLNRIIEPGEFRIMIGTSSKDIKMREKISVE